The nucleotide window TTTATGCCCTTCACTGCGATGGCACTGTCCGTTATGTAACAGACTGCAAAAGCAGCGCCCGTGTGAGAGAAGAGGTAATCGAAAATCTCAGACTGGTAGTTGACAGAGGGATCGATATCGAGGTTTATCCGGATAACTTTAACGCCGGCCAGCGCTGTATGATCAACGAAGGTATCTTCGGCGGTATAGAGTGTGAAGTGGTAGAATATAAGAATGAACAGAAAGTGATTGTACGGATTGACCTGTTGCACCGATCAGTATTGGCTACACTACCGTGTATGTCATTAGTCCATAGTTAAGTTATTAGCTGGTATAAACACACATCTAGATAATTGACCGTCCATGATAATTGGCA belongs to Chitinophaga sp. HK235 and includes:
- a CDS encoding UpxY family transcription antiterminator, which gives rise to MTKFVPAWYLLYTKPKHERKVAEQLDRKNISLYLPMMKVARKWHDRTKIIDMPMFPSYIFVKLHNLEDYFYALHCDGTVRYVTDCKSSARVREEVIENLRLVVDRGIDIEVYPDNFNAGQRCMINEGIFGGIECEVVEYKNEQKVIVRIDLLHRSVLATLPCMSLVHS